One Diabrotica virgifera virgifera chromosome 3, PGI_DIABVI_V3a genomic window carries:
- the LOC126881338 gene encoding relaxin receptor 2-like, which translates to MSLKTTVLILISITVSTITSKYCNPSYLRDGMHFFSIKENFMYYPWHTYVPPEGQVKFMMVRGEQNIPQICKDATKYNTLQEIIFYKINLQYMEPGLFNSKHLEHVFIQYNQLKNIPLGLFNGTSIRSLVLSDNQIGYIDDGAFKDMTKLEAIALDFNKLKSFNPEWFVGASVFYELSFIHNELRDLPAQTTKYMAESFDKPEFKVFGSINFDNNGIQFIHQDAFSNLRYFGAISLSNNKILELPDKVFSRFEFLLTLYMNTNSFICFTNRTVNSFHGIKRLFLGDNHINGDCVQRIKKYFDWKNDLVYF; encoded by the coding sequence ATGTCGTTAAAAACGACCGTTCTAATTTTAATATCGATTACTGTGTCAACTATAACCTCAAAATATTGTAATCCTAGCTACCTTCGAGATGGTATGCACTTCTTCAGTATCAAAGAAAACTTTATGTACTATCCTTGGCATACATATGTACCACCCGAGGGTCAAGTGAAGTTTATGATGGTCAGAGGTGAACAAAATATTCCGCAAATATGTAAGGATGCTACCAAGTACAACACATTGCAGGAGATTATATTCTACAAAATCAATTTGCAGTACATGGAACCTGGTCTGTTTAATAGTAAACATTTGGAACATGTATTTATACAATATAACCAGTTGAAAAACATTCCTCTTGGTTTGTTTAATGGTACTAGTATAAGAAGTTTGGTGTTGAGTGATAACCAAATCGGATATATTGATGATGGAGCTTTCAAAGATATGACCAAACTAGAAGCTATTGCTTTGGATTTTAATAAGCTGAAATCATTCAATCCAGAATGGTTTGTTGGTGCAAGTGTCTTCTATGAGTTGAGCTTCATACATAATGAATTGAGGGACCTACCAGCACAGACTACAAAATACATGGCAGAATCTTTCGACAAGCCTGAATTCAAAGTATTTGGTTCCATCAACTTTGACAACAATGGTATTCAGTTTATTCATCAGGATGCCTTTAGTAACCTAAGGTATTTTGGAGCGATCAGTTTGAGTAATAATAAAATTCTGGAACTGCCCGATAAAGTATTTAGCCGGTTCGAATTTTTGTTGACACTATACATGAACACTAATTCCTTTATTTGTTTTACCAACCGGACCGTAAACAGTTTTCATGGTATAAAGAGATTGTTTTTGGGAGATAATCACATCAACGGCGATTGTGTGCAaaggattaaaaaatattttgattggaaaaatgatttagtgtatttttaa